In Pseudoalteromonas xiamenensis, the following are encoded in one genomic region:
- a CDS encoding AAA family ATPase, whose protein sequence is MAVNKFIELKQYLDTQIIGQPQLTEALLIALLADGHLLVEGPPGLAKTRAVNALAKGVEGNFQRVQFTPDLLPSDITGTDIYRQQTSEFVFEKGPLFHNLILADEINRAPAKVQSALLEAMAERQVTVGKTTYKLPELFMVMATQNPLEQEGTYPLPEAQLDRFLMHLNIDYPKAETELAILRLTRGEALEQAQVNFEPISQAELFSARKQVLSLHLAEPVERYLVELIIATRDARKLDDKLAAWLEFGASPRATIALDKCARAHAWLQGRDFVTPEDIQAVTANVLRHRIILSYEAQADGITKDEVISRILNLVPAP, encoded by the coding sequence ATGGCTGTAAATAAATTTATCGAACTAAAACAGTATCTAGACACACAAATTATTGGTCAGCCTCAACTGACCGAAGCCCTGTTGATTGCGTTACTTGCTGATGGCCATTTGTTGGTCGAAGGCCCGCCAGGTCTTGCAAAAACACGTGCTGTGAACGCACTAGCAAAGGGTGTTGAGGGTAATTTCCAACGCGTCCAGTTTACACCTGATTTACTGCCGTCTGACATCACAGGTACGGACATTTATCGCCAACAAACCAGTGAATTCGTGTTTGAAAAAGGCCCTCTTTTCCATAACTTAATTTTGGCTGACGAAATAAACCGAGCGCCAGCTAAAGTTCAATCAGCATTATTAGAGGCCATGGCTGAACGCCAAGTTACCGTAGGCAAAACTACTTACAAATTACCAGAGCTGTTTATGGTCATGGCGACCCAAAACCCGCTTGAGCAAGAAGGAACGTATCCGCTTCCTGAAGCTCAGTTAGACCGTTTCCTCATGCACTTGAATATTGATTATCCAAAAGCGGAAACGGAGTTGGCTATTCTTCGTTTAACTCGTGGCGAAGCGCTAGAGCAAGCTCAAGTTAACTTTGAACCAATCTCGCAAGCTGAATTATTCAGTGCTCGTAAACAGGTGTTGTCATTACACCTTGCGGAGCCTGTGGAGCGCTATCTTGTTGAGCTAATTATTGCAACACGCGATGCCCGCAAACTGGATGACAAATTAGCTGCATGGCTTGAATTTGGTGCCAGTCCTCGAGCGACGATTGCACTAGACAAATGTGCCCGTGCGCATGCGTGGCTACAAGGTCGAGACTTTGTTACACCGGAAGACATTCAGGCTGTAACCGCGAATGTACTGCGTCATCGTATCATTTTAAGTTACGAAGCTCAGGCCGACGGCATCACTAAAGATGAAGTTATTTCTCGTATTTTGAACTTAGTTCCAGCTCCTTAA